The genomic DNA TGGTTTCTTAATTCGTGAAGGCTTGCCTGCTTTACGAGAAGTAGGTCTTATGGAGTTTTTAACGGGTACGCGCTGGATGCCGTCCTCTCCTAGAGAAGCTGGTTATGGAGCGTTACCTTTTATATTAGGATCAGTTATGGTAACAGTTGGAGCTCTTGCAATTGCTATTCCATGGGGTATTGCTACAGCTATTTTCATTTCTGAAGTAGCTCCAAAGAGAGTTAAAGAATTTTTAAAACCTATTGTAGAGGTATTGGCGATTTTCCCGTCTGTTATTTTAGGATTTATTGCTTTAGTAATTGTTTCTCCAATTATAGCCACTGTATTCGATTTGTCTAATGGTAGAACAGCATTAACTGCTAGTATTATGCTGGCAATTATGGCATTACCGACAATTATTAGTATTACTGAGGACGCATTAAATACGGTTCCAAATGATTTCCGTGAAGCGGCAATTGCTTTAGGGGCATCTCGGTGGGAAACTGTAAAAATGGTTGTTATACCTGCAGCACGATCAGGTATTGTCGCTAGTGTTATGCTTGGTTTTGGCCGGGCTGTAGGCGAAACTATGACTGTGCTTATGGCAGCAGGAAATGCTTTGAGTATGCCAGTAAAAGATGTATGGAATATAGCAATACCAAATTTTCTAGTATCTGTCCGTACATTAAC from Desulfuribacillus alkaliarsenatis includes the following:
- the pstC gene encoding phosphate ABC transporter permease subunit PstC; this encodes MKLPINSGKKTGVQDTGTLPAKKQLTTAERLTSSSYTSNISNWFIEKWFLLNGTLAVMILILIFGFLIREGLPALREVGLMEFLTGTRWMPSSPREAGYGALPFILGSVMVTVGALAIAIPWGIATAIFISEVAPKRVKEFLKPIVEVLAIFPSVILGFIALVIVSPIIATVFDLSNGRTALTASIMLAIMALPTIISITEDALNTVPNDFREAAIALGASRWETVKMVVIPAARSGIVASVMLGFGRAVGETMTVLMAAGNALSMPVKDVWNIAIPNFLVSVRTLTANIAIEASDVPWGSLHYSALFVVAMILFVITFTVNLIADILIQRQQGAMRND